In the genome of Lathyrus oleraceus cultivar Zhongwan6 chromosome 4, CAAS_Psat_ZW6_1.0, whole genome shotgun sequence, the window CCACCTAATGGTGAGATAAGAATCCAAAGCAGGTGCAATATTGGAGATGCTCTGAGGAAGTTGCACTGCATTTATTTTTGCTTTCCCTTTTAGTCCCTGTTGACAAATGTCTCTCAGTACTCCTTTTTTTGGACAGAATCCTTTCAGTCCACTTAACTCGTGTTTGCCTAACATTTGATGTGGAGGCCGTGCAGTATGTTAACCTGCAATTGATATATGATGGGTTTCTTGTCATTTATTTTTTCTTCTGATAATTTTATATTTGTTTTCGATACTTGTATATGACATTTGTGTTTCAATGTGGCCTTGAGCTTTTTGACTATGTTTCTATTAAACTTATATATATGAATGCTCTGAAATTTTTTATTTACTGATGAAGTTTTTCTGTCTCGTTATGCTGTTGTTGCAGATGTTGAAGATTTCTATAACCAATGTGATCCTGGTAAGTTACGATCTCTTCTCATGTGCCGCATTCAATTAATCGATAGACTTTTTTACTTTTGGAGGGCTGAATGTAACAGGGTCTTCCTTAACATTCATCAATCAGTATCATTCTCTTGATTTGTTATGATGTTTGAAGTGTTTTGTTTGTTTCCACTGAGTGTAGGTTTAATTGTCATTTTGTTTTTGTGAACACATTGCCACACTCTCTGTGTGCGCACGCGTTGGTGTCTGTGTTTCATATTTACAAACTATATTAGTTACATGATGTTGTAATTAAGTAACACCCATTGTAGTTCTTGCATCCAGGAACACATAGTCATGCTCTTATCTTCTCAAGGCTCCTAACGGTATTATTTTCGTTACAAATATAAATATCATATTGCAGATCTTTTGTAGCTGCAAAAGAAATGTTGTAGAGAAAGGGTTACTTCCATGTTGCAGGGGTTATAATAGGTCATTACTTTTTCGGGTATTCTATTTGGTACTTGTGTTTTATAAACCATTGCCTGGTTCTTTCAGATAAGGAGAATTTGTGCTTATACGGCTTTCCTAGTGAGCAGTGGGAAGTTAATTTACCTGCTGAAGAAGTTCCACCGGAGCTTCCCGAGCCTGTGCTCGGAATTAACTTTGCCAGGGATGGCATGCAAGAAAAAGATTGGCTGTCTTTAGTTGCTGTTCATAGCGATTCATGGTTACTTGCTATTGCCTACTATTTTGGAGCCAGATTCGGGTTTGACAAATCTGACAGGTATCTCATATTTTAACCATAAATCTTACCTGCATTTTAGTTGTCTTATTTGTCGATTTTCCTTATATATATCTGTTGTTCATTCATGTACTCATGACATATATTGTGATTCAGGAAACGccttttcaatatgatcaatgAACTGCCATCGATATTTGAAGTTGTTACTGGTACAGCAAAGAAACAGGTTAAGGAGAAGTCTTCAGTTTCAAACCACAGTGGAAGCAAATCCAAGTCCAGCTCAAAAGTGGTAAATTATATTTTTCTACGCCTGGCTAATACATCTACTTTTTATACATACGTGTGTGATACTGTGACGGTGAAGAACTGTGATTGATTTTCAGATGTCTGTTTTTAGATGCATGCCCTATTTAAAATTGAGTAGCTAGTTAGTTTATAACAATGTATTTTCTCGGGCAAGAATTCGAGGAGAACAATTGAAAATGCTAGAAAATGGAATGACCTTTATTACTCTATTTGGTACTTTCATAGGGGAGAATATAAGAAATATGCATCTCTTATGCTTCTTGAAATCACTCTCGGACCAGAAGTTGGGACTGAAAATGTACTCCATATTTGTTAGTGGCTATATGAATATTCGATTAGTATTGTATGTATTGTTGTCATATTTCtgtttcttttctcttttatCACCTGGCTAGTTTGTTTTCTCATCTAATATTTGGCTGGTGAAGCAGCGAGCTTCAGAACCCCAGGTTAAGCAGACAAAGGCGTTAGAACCTAAAGACGAGGAAGAAGAActggatgaggaagatgaagatgaacacGGAGAGACCTTATGTGGTGCATGCGGTGAGCATTATGGAACAGACGAATTCTGGATTTGCTGCGACATCTGTGAGAAGTGGTTCCATGGGAAATGTGTGAAGATCACACCTGCCAGGGCTGAGCATATCAAGCAATACAAGTGTCCATCATGCAGTAACAACAAGAGAGCTCGCCCATAATGAGGCCAACAATGCTTGGATCGTTTTGTGATCGTGTTGTTGTTCTGTTGTTTCTCGTTCTAGATGTTGAAGTTATTGGATAGTTTCTGTTTGGCACATTTCGTAGGTGTTTGTTTTTTCTAGTTTATTATAGAATTGTGCTGCGCTGTGCTGTGCTGTGGtggttttgttgatgttgttgtcAGCTGCAATTCAGTTGATGACTTGTTGTGTTTGTTCAATTTATGTAGTTTATGAATTGTGGTGACTTTGGAAAGTGAAATCTTTTCCTCAATGTTAAAGAGGAAAACTAGGATAATGAAACAGAAATTTATTTTAAATGACGTCTTGTTACTTTCTTTGTTGCTTGCTAGCTTGGTAGTAGCATTGTGGCACCCCTCCAAAATTTCAATGAAGTTGAGAATTATCTATCAGTTTTTATGAGACACATTTGGAAATTGAATTATCCAACACAAGATTCCTTGCTAACATTTGAAGTATGAGGAGGAACACCATGTTTACAATAACATGTATCAATTATGTGACTGAATTTATCATAAAATGTGCAAACTCTTTGTCCAAATTTTGCGTTTCTAAAACTATATTCATCTCAGAAAATACTTATACAGTTGAACTAACTTCTACTAACTAATTACAACCTTATGCTTGTTGTACTAAAGTACTCTCTCTGTGTCTCAAATAtaaacaattttataaaaaaattcatccattaaaaaaatatttaaatacatttaaattttaatttatttttaaattttatcCATACTAAAGTACCCTTTTCATATTAAAATAACTTTAACAATTCTATTAAAATTAGACAATTAAAAAAAGTGTACTTTAAGGAATTTGAGTTGATCCAACGGTCAATA includes:
- the LOC127076311 gene encoding PHD finger protein ALFIN-LIKE 4 isoform X2, producing the protein MDSRAQYNPRTVEEVFRDFKGRRAGLIKALTTDVEDFYNQCDPDKENLCLYGFPSEQWEVNLPAEEVPPELPEPVLGINFARDGMQEKDWLSLVAVHSDSWLLAIAYYFGARFGFDKSDRKRLFNMINELPSIFEVVTGTAKKQVKEKSSVSNHSGSKSKSSSKVRASEPQVKQTKALEPKDEEEELDEEDEDEHGETLCGACGEHYGTDEFWICCDICEKWFHGKCVKITPARAEHIKQYKCPSCSNNKRARP
- the LOC127076311 gene encoding PHD finger protein ALFIN-LIKE 4 isoform X1 — encoded protein: MDSRAQYNPRTVEEVFRDFKGRRAGLIKALTTDVEDFYNQCDPDKENLCLYGFPSEQWEVNLPAEEVPPELPEPVLGINFARDGMQEKDWLSLVAVHSDSWLLAIAYYFGARFGFDKSDRKRLFNMINELPSIFEVVTGTAKKQVKEKSSVSNHSGSKSKSSSKVQRASEPQVKQTKALEPKDEEEELDEEDEDEHGETLCGACGEHYGTDEFWICCDICEKWFHGKCVKITPARAEHIKQYKCPSCSNNKRARP